In Anser cygnoides isolate HZ-2024a breed goose chromosome 16, Taihu_goose_T2T_genome, whole genome shotgun sequence, one genomic interval encodes:
- the TOMM34 gene encoding mitochondrial import receptor subunit TOM34, whose translation MAPRGRPLPHRLPHASMAARRPFRSAAGRLRGLPGPGPASPSPAPGAGPGFAPGMAAGGSASSLRRAGNEEFRRGQYGPAAELYGRALALLEDAGEAAAEERSVLLANRAACHLKEGACRLCVADCCGALKLVPFGIKPLLRRAAAYEALESYQLAYVDYKTVLQIDCSIQSAHDGVNRMTKALLEKDGVNWREKLPPIPTVPISAQKRWSAPSAAAPAADAPPGSTPQGHPDQIAAGVERARALKEEGNELVKKGNHKKAIEKYTESLKLNQECAAYTNRALCYLTLKQHKEAVQDCTAALRLDPKNIKAFYRRAQALKELKDYKSSIADINSLLKIEPKNTAALKLLQELKRA comes from the exons AtggcgccgcggggccggccgctCCCTCACCGCCTCCCTCACGCCTCCATGGCAGCCCGCCGCCCCTTCCGCTCCGCCGCCGGAAGGCTCCGGGGAttgcccggccccggccccgcttccCCGAGCCCAGCTCCCGGTGCCGGCCCCGGTTTCGCCCCCGggatggcggcggggggcagcgccaGCTCCCTGCGGCGCGCCGGTAACGAGGAGTTCCGCCGCGGGCAGTACGGGCCGGCCGCCGAGCTGTACGGCCGGGCGCTGGCGCTGCTGGAGGACGCGG GGGAGGCCGCCGCCGAGGAGAGGAGCGTGCTGCTCGCCAACCGCGCCGCCTGCCACCTCAAGGAGGGCGCCTGCCGCCTCTGCGTCGCCGACTGCTGCGg CGCGCTCAAGCTGGTCCCATTCGGCATCAAACCCCTCCTCAGACGGGCGGCAGCCTACGAGGCTCTGGAGAGCTACCAGCTGGCCTACGTCGACTACAAGACCGTGCTGCAGATCGACTGCTCCATACAGTCGGCGCACGATGGTGTCAACAG AATGACTAAAGCCCTGCTGGAGAAGGATGGTGTGAACTGGCGCGAGAAGCTCCCACCAATTCCCACGGTTCCCATTTCTGCCCAGAAGAGATGGAGCGCTCCTTCCGCAGCAGCCCCCGCCGCAGATGCGCCCCCTGGAAGCACACCGCAGGGACACCCAG ACCAGATTGCTGCTGGTGTAGAGAGAGCTCGAGCtctgaaggaagaaggaaatgaacttGTAAAGAAAGGAAACCATAAAAAGGCAATTGAGAAGTACACTGAGAGCTTAAAGCTCAACCAGGAATGTGCAGCTTACACCAACAG AGCTCTCTGTTACCTGACCCTGAAGCAACACAAGGAAGCAGTACAGGACTGCACAGCAGCTCTGAGATTAGATCCTAAAAACATCAAGGCGTTCTACAGACGTGCTCAAGCACTTAAAGAACTGAAG GATTACAAATCAAGTATTGCTGACATCAACAGCTTGTTGAAAATTGAACCAAAGAACACAGCTGCACTGAAGTTACTGCAAGAACTGAAGAGAGCCTAG